A genome region from Streptomyces sp. S4.7 includes the following:
- a CDS encoding glucosyl-3-phosphoglycerate synthase, whose protein sequence is MLEEVERWLARRSWSAADRPPGLLAAAKQGTQVSVVLPALNEEATVGRIVSVIRRELMSGPAPLVDELVVIDSGSTDRTGEVAAAAGARVVHRDDILPRLPAVPGKGEVLWRSLLVTSGDIVCFVDADLKDFSADFVTGTVGPLLTEPDVLLVKAMYDRPLGDEPGQGGRVTELVARPLLNLHWPLLAGFVQPLGGEYAVRRSLLERLPFPVGYGVELGLLVDALHTVGLDALGQVDVGVRRHRHQDGQALGRMAAAIYRTAQLRLSRGHLVRPALTQFERGEGGFEPRTHAVDTQERPPMREIAEYAERRAA, encoded by the coding sequence GTGCTGGAAGAGGTGGAGCGCTGGCTGGCCCGGCGGTCCTGGTCCGCGGCGGACCGGCCGCCCGGTCTGCTGGCCGCGGCGAAGCAGGGTACGCAGGTCAGCGTGGTGCTCCCGGCCCTGAACGAGGAGGCGACGGTCGGCCGGATCGTCTCGGTGATCCGGCGCGAACTGATGTCGGGCCCGGCGCCGCTCGTCGACGAGCTGGTGGTGATCGACTCGGGTTCGACCGACCGTACGGGGGAGGTCGCCGCGGCGGCCGGGGCACGGGTGGTGCACCGGGACGACATCCTGCCGAGGCTGCCGGCCGTGCCGGGCAAGGGCGAGGTGCTGTGGCGCTCGCTGCTGGTGACGAGCGGCGACATCGTCTGTTTCGTGGACGCGGACCTGAAGGACTTCTCGGCGGATTTCGTGACGGGGACCGTGGGGCCGCTGCTGACCGAGCCGGACGTGCTGCTCGTGAAGGCGATGTACGACCGCCCGCTCGGCGACGAGCCGGGGCAGGGCGGCCGGGTGACGGAGCTGGTCGCGCGCCCGCTGCTGAATCTGCACTGGCCGCTGCTCGCGGGGTTCGTGCAGCCGCTGGGCGGCGAGTACGCGGTACGGCGCTCGCTGCTGGAGCGGCTGCCGTTCCCGGTCGGTTACGGGGTGGAGCTGGGGCTGCTCGTGGACGCGCTGCACACGGTGGGGCTGGACGCGCTGGGCCAGGTCGATGTCGGGGTGCGCAGGCACCGGCACCAGGACGGGCAGGCGCTGGGGCGGATGGCGGCGGCGATCTACCGGACGGCGCAGCTACGGCTGTCGCGGGGGCATCTGGTGCGGCCGGCGCTGACGCAGTTCGAGCGGGGCGAGGGCGGCTTCGAGCCGCGTACGCACGCGGTGGACACGCAGGAGCGGCCGCCGATGCGGGAGATCGCGGAGTACGCGGAGCGGCGCGCGGCGTAG